One stretch of Juglans microcarpa x Juglans regia isolate MS1-56 chromosome 3D, Jm3101_v1.0, whole genome shotgun sequence DNA includes these proteins:
- the LOC121255984 gene encoding WD-40 repeat-containing protein MSI2-like produces the protein MPQNPAIVGAKTSGSEVYVFYCTKQLAKEQKDDCDPDLRLRGHDMEGYGLSWSPLKEGFLLSGSHDHKICLWDVSAMAQDKVLDALHVYEAHESVVEDVS, from the exons ATGCCACAAAACCCGGCAATTGTGGGAGCTAAGACAAGTGGGTCTGaggtttatgttttttattgtaCGAAACAATTGGCAAAGGAACAAAAGGATGATTGTGATCCTGATTTGAGGTTAAGGGGTCATGATATGGAAGGGTATGGGTTGTCTTGGAGTCCCCTCAAGGAGGGATTCCTTTTAAGTGGCTCTCATGACCATAAGATATGTTTGTGGGATGTGTCTGCCATGGCTCAAGATAAGGTGCTTGATGCATTGCATGTTTATGAG GCTCATGAAAGTGTTGTTGAAGATGTATCCTAG